The Thiorhodovibrio frisius genome segment AACCCCAGGTTTGGGCAGTCGGCGAGCGCGTGCAGGCGCGCTTGGCGGACGCCGGTCTGACGGTGGTGGGCCAGTTCACTGTGCCCAGCTCGGTCGAGGCCATCACCGCGCTAGTCGGGGAGATTCTGGTCGAGATCGAGGCGCACCAGCGTCAGGGCGAATTCGGCGCGCTTTACCTGTTTTACAACAGACCCAGCTCCGGTGCCGTCTACGCGCCCGTCGACCAGCGCCTGCTGCCCCTGGACGCGCCCTGGCGGCACGCGCTCGCCGATGTCCCCTGGCCGACGAACAATCTGCCCGAGGTGATCGGGGGCGATAGTGACAGCAATACCGGCACCCTGCGAGCGCTCATCCGCGAATACCTCTTTGTCTCCATCTTTCGCGCCTGCGCCGAATCCCTGGCCAGCGAAAACGCCAGCCGCCTCGCCGCCATGCAACGCGCTGACAAGAATATCGACGAGCTGCTCGACACACTCAACGCCACCTTCCACCGTCTGCGCCAAAGCGGCATCGACGAGGAACTCTTCGATGTCATTGCCGGCTTCGAGGCGCTCTCCGAGCCACGGCGGTCAGCGCAAAGCTCATGACTGGCGGCGCGATAAGACCCGGTTGCAGCCGTTGGTGGGTGTTTGGGGCGGGGATCGTTCGGGTCAGCGTATCGAGCTTGTCAGGACATCATACGGACATTACCATCAGCGCCTAAGTGTCTTGCCTGGAGTCTCTTGCTTGGAGTTACTCATGAGCGCATTGAATCCCACCAAGACGGATCGAATCGACGTCCGTACCAGCCATTCGGTGAAGCTGCTACTGCAAGAAGCGGCCCGCGCCAGTCATAAAACGGTCAGCGAATTCCTGCTGGATGCAGGCCTGACGGCCGCTAACCAAGCCCTCGCGGATCGCCGCCATTTTCAGCTGGATGAAGCACAGTGGCGGGCCTTTGCAGCGGCGTTGGATCGTCCTGTTCAGAGCAAGCCGCGCCTGAACCGACTGCTCAATGACCCTGGGGTTTTGGGTTGAGCGTCGGCTATGAGGCGGTTCGCAAACTCACGGCGGTCGATCTTATCGATGGGTTCGACTGTGGGGAACCGGCGCTCAATCTTTTTCTGCAGCGTTTCGCGCTCACCAATCAGAAAGCCAACAGCGCCCAGACCTACGTTTGCTGCCAAGACGGTGCAGTCGTGGCTTTCTACAGCCTGGCTGTTGGCAGCATCGACCCCCTTGTTGCGCCGGCTCGGGTCTTGAAGGGGATGGCTCGTCACCCTGTGCCGGTCATGATTCTGGCGCGCCTTGCGGTCGATCAACATCACCAGGCCCGTGGGTTAGGCAAAGCCATGCTGAAAGATGCCCTAATGCGCACAGCACAGGCCGCCGATATTGCCGGCATTCGCTGTTTGTTGGTGCATGCGAAGGACGATACAGCCAGGCGGTGGTACGAAGCCTGGGAGTTCGAACCCAGTCCAACCGATCCGTATCATCTGTTCCTCCTACTGAAGGATCTTAAGGCGATGCTCAGTGGATAGGTATGCAGGCGTTTTCCTCATTCGGTATACACGAGATTTATCATCAGGCGGACGATTTCGCGTGGGGTGATCAAAATTGGCCTACCAGCCTCCCTGCACCCTGACTCCCGAGATCCTGAACCGGGTCGCCGCGATCAGCGAGACCATCGGGCGTTTGACCGTGCTCACCGATCAGGACAGGGCGCTGCGGCTGCGGCGCGTCAATCGCATTCGCACGATCCAGGGTTCCCTGGCCATCGAGGGCAATACGCTGAGCGAGGCGCAAATCACCGCGATCCTTGAGGGCAAGCGGGTCATGGCTCCGCCGCGCGAGGTGCTGGAGGTCAAAAACGCCCTGGCCGCTTACGACCGCTTCGACGCCTGGAAGCCGACGACCGAAAGGGACCTGCTTGAGGCGCATCGAATCTTGATGTCCGGCCTGGTCGAGGAGGTAGGCCGGTATCGGCACGGGGGTGTGGGCGTCATGGCGGGCGATCAGGTCATCCACATGGCCCCGCCCGCCGATCGGGTGCCGCATCTGATGGCCGAATTGTTCGCGTGGCTGGCCGCGACCGAGGTCCATCCACTGATTGCCAGCTCGATCTTTCATTATGAGTTCGAGTTCATTCACCCTTTCACCGATGGCAACGGCCGCATGGGCAGGTTGTGGCAGAGCTTGATTCTGGCCCGCTGGTCCCGCCTGTTCGCTGAGATTCCGGTGGAAAGCCTGATCTTCGAACACCAGCGCGAATACTACCAGGCCATTGAGGAGAGTACCCGCCAGACAGACTCGGCGCCCTTCGTCGCTTTCATGC includes the following:
- a CDS encoding type II toxin-antitoxin system TacA family antitoxin: MSALNPTKTDRIDVRTSHSVKLLLQEAARASHKTVSEFLLDAGLTAANQALADRRHFQLDEAQWRAFAAALDRPVQSKPRLNRLLNDPGVLG
- a CDS encoding Fic family protein, which encodes MAYQPPCTLTPEILNRVAAISETIGRLTVLTDQDRALRLRRVNRIRTIQGSLAIEGNTLSEAQITAILEGKRVMAPPREVLEVKNALAAYDRFDAWKPTTERDLLEAHRILMSGLVEEVGRYRHGGVGVMAGDQVIHMAPPADRVPHLMAELFAWLAATEVHPLIASSIFHYEFEFIHPFTDGNGRMGRLWQSLILARWSRLFAEIPVESLIFEHQREYYQAIEESTRQTDSAPFVAFMLRMILDALISFTPQVAPQVAPQVGELLAMIQGEMDRAALQSALGLADRKSFRERYLKPALADGLIEMTIPDKPNSRLQKYRLTDKGRQRLARHADG
- a CDS encoding GNAT family N-acetyltransferase; translated protein: MSVGYEAVRKLTAVDLIDGFDCGEPALNLFLQRFALTNQKANSAQTYVCCQDGAVVAFYSLAVGSIDPLVAPARVLKGMARHPVPVMILARLAVDQHHQARGLGKAMLKDALMRTAQAADIAGIRCLLVHAKDDTARRWYEAWEFEPSPTDPYHLFLLLKDLKAMLSG
- a CDS encoding F0F1 ATP synthase subunit gamma, whose product is MSDTTASLRRQINSAGDLQSVVRTMKSLAASSIHQYEQSVDALVDYARTVELGLGVCFRGIGKAGGPAAPSRQTASGPIGAVIFGSDQGLVGQFNDRVADHAVQKLAGLAAPLSGAQPAGQLDAGPDAPLDARPDAKKDQSPSQPQVWAVGERVQARLADAGLTVVGQFTVPSSVEAITALVGEILVEIEAHQRQGEFGALYLFYNRPSSGAVYAPVDQRLLPLDAPWRHALADVPWPTNNLPEVIGGDSDSNTGTLRALIREYLFVSIFRACAESLASENASRLAAMQRADKNIDELLDTLNATFHRLRQSGIDEELFDVIAGFEALSEPRRSAQSS